One Nitrospira sp. DNA window includes the following coding sequences:
- a CDS encoding ATP-utilizing enzyme of the PP-loop superfamily yields MIPTTPLIDRLSRARQILREMGSVVVAFSGGIDSSLVLRLAHDELRQKAIAVTAVSPTFPAVELEATKQIAAEIGVCHRIVDTDQLQIPEFVRNDASRCYHCKTDLYSLLGTLRHEYAAGYIVDGTNVDDLGDDRPGLKAAREWGVRSPLLEAEFSKADIREAARELRLSNWDKPAAACLSSRVPRGITITKSTLSRVERAEAALAQEGFRHCRVRDHGEIARIELAVEELPNLLSPGRRERLAAALKELGYRFITLDLEGYRQGGVSLTPPA; encoded by the coding sequence ATGATTCCCACGACTCCATTGATCGACAGGCTCTCCCGGGCACGACAGATCCTTCGTGAGATGGGTTCGGTCGTCGTCGCCTTCTCCGGCGGCATCGACAGTTCCCTTGTGCTCAGGTTGGCCCACGATGAATTGAGGCAGAAGGCCATCGCGGTCACCGCCGTCTCCCCCACGTTTCCGGCCGTCGAACTTGAAGCGACCAAGCAAATCGCCGCGGAGATCGGCGTCTGTCACCGCATCGTCGACACGGATCAATTGCAGATTCCCGAATTCGTCCGCAATGACGCCTCACGTTGCTACCACTGCAAAACGGATCTCTATTCGCTCCTGGGGACGCTCCGCCATGAGTATGCGGCTGGTTACATTGTCGACGGCACGAACGTGGACGACCTGGGAGACGACCGCCCGGGCCTGAAGGCGGCTCGCGAGTGGGGCGTCCGTAGCCCGCTGCTCGAAGCCGAATTCTCGAAGGCCGATATCCGCGAGGCAGCGAGGGAACTAAGACTGTCCAATTGGGATAAACCGGCGGCGGCCTGCCTCTCTTCACGGGTGCCTCGGGGGATCACCATCACCAAAAGCACCCTCTCTCGCGTCGAACGCGCGGAAGCGGCCTTGGCGCAGGAAGGTTTCCGCCACTGCCGAGTACGCGACCATGGTGAGATCGCCAGGATTGAACTGGCGGTGGAGGAACTGCCCAACCTATTGAGCCCAGGCCGGCGCGAACGGCTGGCCGCAGCCCTGAAAGAACTGGGTTACCGCTTCATCACGTTGGATTTGGAAGGGTACCGCCAGGGAGGCGTCAGTCTCACCCCCCCGGCATAA
- a CDS encoding ATP synthase protein I — protein sequence MPPSQDPLYAGLGQAVRIGTELLAALIAGGGLGWVIDTYLLDSNPWGLVTGLGLGAAAGIRNAYRSAQRWQS from the coding sequence ATGCCCCCCTCTCAAGACCCCTTATATGCGGGGCTCGGACAGGCTGTCCGGATAGGGACGGAACTGCTCGCTGCGTTGATTGCCGGGGGAGGGCTGGGCTGGGTCATCGACACCTATCTGCTCGATTCCAATCCCTGGGGATTGGTGACGGGGCTGGGGTTGGGGGCGGCAGCCGGTATCAGGAACGCCTATCGATCGGCGCAACGCTGGCAGAGTTAA
- a CDS encoding Para-aminobenzoate synthase, aminase component: protein MRYSYDLRVRRPEKRRFMTLSSHKAFLSGPPQPLVSVRLQPNADVFELYRRLAGPDRASVLLESGNGTDATARYSFFGTDPYLTLTGHAQEYRIETAGQTRIYSGSAFHALQRTLADSMIARPAGLPPFYGGAVGYLSYDLVRSFESLPTLAADNLHLPDLHLLFLDLVAAVDHRTGLLYLMYCPPLSRFQSEPREKLYREGCDRLAELDARLTSPVPSRTSPPWPGQATFVPGQSRDAYKARVRRCQEYIAAGDIYQANLSHRFTLDLGTAASNPETEGYAKELYGRLRRINPSPFAGFMRSNDLSLVSCSPERLVQLTGTQASTRPIAGTRPRGAGLEQDRRLRAELVASPKERAEHVMLVDLERNDLGKVCRYGSVQVDEFMTVEQYSHVSHLVSDVTGTLQPGTSPLDLVKAVFPGGTITGVPKLRCMEIIEELEPVRRGLYTGSLGYFSWSGDLDLNILIRTLVLTKNGWYLQVGAGIVADSDPDREYDETLAKAGAFFSILEAGN, encoded by the coding sequence ATGCGGTATAGTTATGATCTTCGGGTGCGACGCCCCGAGAAGCGCAGATTCATGACTCTTTCCTCCCACAAAGCATTTCTGAGCGGACCTCCGCAGCCATTGGTGTCGGTGCGGCTACAACCGAATGCCGATGTATTCGAACTGTATCGACGTCTGGCCGGTCCCGACCGAGCCTCCGTCCTACTCGAAAGCGGAAACGGCACCGACGCCACCGCACGGTATTCATTTTTTGGAACCGATCCCTACCTCACGCTCACCGGTCACGCGCAGGAATACAGGATCGAAACCGCGGGACAAACCCGGATCTATAGCGGCTCGGCATTTCACGCCCTCCAACGCACACTCGCCGACTCGATGATTGCAAGACCGGCCGGCCTCCCACCGTTTTATGGAGGGGCCGTCGGGTACCTCAGTTACGATCTGGTCCGCTCATTTGAATCGCTCCCCACCCTCGCCGCCGACAATCTCCACCTACCGGACCTGCACCTGCTCTTTCTGGATCTCGTAGCGGCGGTGGACCATCGGACCGGCTTGTTGTATCTGATGTATTGCCCGCCCCTGTCACGATTCCAGTCGGAACCCCGAGAAAAACTCTATCGCGAAGGTTGTGACCGGTTGGCCGAACTGGACGCACGGCTGACGAGTCCCGTCCCTTCCCGCACCTCGCCCCCCTGGCCTGGACAGGCGACCTTTGTGCCGGGCCAGTCACGCGACGCCTATAAGGCTCGCGTCCGACGGTGCCAGGAGTACATTGCAGCCGGCGATATCTATCAGGCCAACCTTTCTCACCGCTTCACCCTGGACCTGGGGACTGCCGCTTCGAATCCGGAAACCGAGGGGTATGCCAAGGAACTCTATGGCCGCCTGCGTAGAATAAATCCTTCTCCCTTTGCGGGCTTCATGCGATCCAACGACCTCAGCCTCGTCAGCTGTTCCCCCGAACGGCTCGTGCAGCTGACCGGTACACAGGCGAGTACCAGACCCATTGCCGGTACCAGACCACGAGGTGCAGGTCTGGAACAGGACCGACGGCTGCGCGCTGAACTGGTTGCGAGCCCGAAAGAACGGGCCGAACATGTCATGTTGGTGGATCTCGAACGCAACGACCTCGGGAAGGTCTGCCGCTATGGCTCGGTGCAGGTCGATGAGTTCATGACCGTCGAACAATATTCGCACGTCAGCCATCTCGTCTCCGACGTGACCGGCACCCTGCAACCAGGCACCTCGCCGCTCGACCTCGTGAAGGCCGTGTTTCCCGGCGGCACCATCACGGGCGTCCCAAAGCTGCGCTGTATGGAGATCATTGAAGAGCTGGAACCGGTGCGACGGGGGCTTTACACCGGATCGCTGGGGTACTTCAGCTGGAGCGGCGACCTGGACCTGAACATCCTCATCCGCACCCTGGTCCTGACCAAGAACGGCTGGTACCTGCAGGTCGGTGCCGGCATTGTGGCGGACTCGGACCCCGACCGTGAATACGACGAAACGCTCGCCAAGGCCGGCGCGTTTTTCAGCATATTGGAGGCAGGCAACTGA
- a CDS encoding ATP synthase F0 sector subunit b: MPQFESHFFSSLIFWEILSFGILFFLLYKYAFPSLLSMLEEREKKIKDSLDQAERHRTEAERKLKEYEAKLAAASKETEALLAQAKERAQRLMEENEQRMTVDAERIKGDATREIEQERRKAIQDIRSQTTDLALMVAEKIVGRALTDADHRRLADEALEALAKTYQSRN; this comes from the coding sequence ATGCCTCAATTTGAATCGCATTTCTTTTCCTCGTTGATCTTCTGGGAGATTCTCTCCTTCGGGATTCTGTTCTTTCTGCTCTACAAGTATGCGTTTCCGAGCTTGTTGAGCATGCTCGAAGAGCGTGAGAAAAAGATCAAGGACAGTCTCGACCAGGCTGAACGACACCGCACCGAAGCCGAGCGCAAACTCAAGGAATACGAAGCCAAGCTGGCGGCGGCATCCAAAGAGACGGAAGCCCTGCTGGCGCAGGCGAAGGAGCGGGCTCAGAGGCTGATGGAAGAAAACGAACAGCGGATGACGGTGGACGCGGAGCGGATCAAGGGTGACGCAACGCGTGAGATCGAACAGGAGCGCCGCAAGGCCATTCAGGACATCCGTTCGCAGACGACCGATTTGGCCTTGATGGTGGCTGAGAAAATCGTGGGACGGGCCTTGACCGACGCCGACCATCGCCGTCTGGCGGACGAAGCCCTCGAAGCCCTCGCGAAAACCTACCAGAGCCGCAACTAG
- a CDS encoding ATP synthase F0 sector subunit a, producing MEESPLHAFELHELIPLVPAGIDISINKAVILMWVVVGLVAFLMISAAAARKLVPGKLQNLAELIVEFIRGIILDTMGEPGMKYFPLIATLFLFILFANLLGLIPGSYTVTSQIIVTAVFAVGMYGLSIVLGFSLHGAKFIGILVPPGTPGWLLPLMIPIELISQLARPISLAVRLFANMTAGHVILGVLFGLAISGGLLIGWLPFAFTIAMNGLEVGIAFIQAYIFTVLSCVYLGDAVTLHGHSEHAH from the coding sequence GTGGAAGAAAGTCCGTTACATGCCTTTGAACTGCACGAGCTGATTCCGCTGGTTCCGGCCGGGATCGATATTTCCATCAATAAGGCCGTCATCCTCATGTGGGTCGTGGTGGGCTTGGTGGCCTTTCTCATGATCTCTGCAGCCGCGGCTCGCAAATTGGTTCCGGGGAAACTGCAGAACTTGGCCGAATTGATCGTCGAGTTCATTCGCGGGATCATCCTGGATACCATGGGCGAGCCGGGCATGAAATACTTCCCGCTCATCGCCACCCTGTTTCTCTTCATCCTCTTTGCCAATCTACTCGGGTTGATCCCCGGTTCCTATACCGTCACCAGCCAGATCATCGTGACGGCGGTGTTTGCCGTAGGGATGTACGGATTGAGCATCGTGCTCGGCTTTTCACTCCACGGCGCGAAGTTTATCGGCATTCTCGTGCCGCCCGGTACGCCGGGGTGGCTGTTGCCGCTGATGATTCCCATCGAATTGATCAGCCAGCTGGCGCGTCCGATCTCGCTGGCCGTGCGGCTGTTCGCCAACATGACCGCCGGTCACGTCATCCTGGGGGTGTTGTTCGGGTTGGCGATCAGCGGCGGGTTGTTGATCGGGTGGCTGCCGTTCGCCTTTACGATTGCGATGAACGGACTCGAAGTCGGCATCGCGTTTATTCAAGCCTATATTTTCACCGTGCTGAGCTGTGTGTATCTGGGAGACGCCGTCACCCTGCACGGTCATAGCGAGCACGCACACTAG
- a CDS encoding Aminodeoxychorismate lyase, translating to MWVFLNDRFVRKAEAVVSVFDHGFLYGDGVYETIRSYGDRIFMRDQHLARLRRSAEAIGLEVPIPDSDWPDLLHEAMRRNEVGNDRVDAYLRITLSRGEGEIGLDPSLCPRPTLVIMTKALQPPAAALLREGVALTLAKTRRNLPEALSPQIKATNFLNNILAKRESIAAGTFDSLLLNWKDELTECTISNLFFVSGATVRTPALDCGILDGITRGIVITLAQEEGLPVEEGHYQTAALRQAEECFLTNTSMEIMPVTSVASFPLGNGRPGPLTRRLQALFVANRTRFLEPVS from the coding sequence ATGTGGGTGTTTCTGAACGATCGTTTCGTACGCAAAGCAGAGGCCGTCGTGTCGGTGTTCGATCACGGCTTCCTCTATGGCGACGGAGTCTACGAGACCATCCGCTCCTACGGCGACCGCATCTTCATGCGCGATCAGCACCTGGCCAGGCTTCGACGTTCTGCCGAGGCCATCGGGCTGGAGGTCCCCATTCCGGACTCAGACTGGCCGGACCTGCTCCATGAGGCCATGCGCCGCAATGAAGTCGGCAACGATCGGGTGGATGCCTATCTTCGCATCACCCTGTCGCGCGGCGAAGGGGAGATCGGGCTGGACCCGAGCCTCTGCCCTCGCCCTACCCTGGTCATCATGACCAAGGCGCTGCAGCCTCCAGCGGCAGCCCTGTTGCGTGAAGGAGTGGCTCTGACCCTGGCAAAGACCAGACGGAATCTTCCCGAGGCGCTGTCCCCACAAATCAAAGCCACCAATTTTCTCAACAACATTCTTGCCAAACGCGAGTCCATCGCAGCCGGCACCTTCGACAGCCTCCTCCTGAACTGGAAGGACGAACTGACTGAATGTACGATCAGTAATCTCTTTTTCGTCTCAGGCGCGACCGTCCGCACACCGGCGCTGGACTGCGGCATTTTGGACGGCATCACACGAGGGATCGTCATCACCCTGGCCCAAGAGGAAGGGCTACCGGTCGAAGAAGGACACTATCAGACCGCCGCCCTTCGTCAGGCGGAGGAATGCTTCTTGACCAATACCAGCATGGAGATCATGCCGGTCACCAGCGTTGCTTCCTTCCCCCTCGGCAATGGCCGGCCAGGCCCACTGACCCGCCGTCTCCAGGCCCTCTTCGTCGCAAACCGAACCAGATTTCTCGAACCGGTTTCCTAA
- a CDS encoding Efflux ABC transporter, permease/ATP-binding protein produces MFSFKRFFPFLKPYIPRMVAAAVMVMAVAAVNLTLLRLGGSLWDVITVQHDEARMTEMILLFLGLVLLQGLCMMGHSYLTAWVSQHVVADFRTHLFAHLQTLSVNFFSKRRTGELMSRLMSDVTVIQNVVTDTPIDAAKQVVTFIGGAGFLFAMNWRLCLLILVLLPLLVVVAKLFGRRLRALSTTIQDQTASVSTLVEEVIAGIRVVKSFVQGKREEQRFVAQVQSALESALRRAAIMAVFVPTITFVTFAAAAAVLWFGGRQVIDGSVSPGDLFAFVLFAGILIGPFGSAARVFAQIKEAQGAMQRVFEILDTHAEIADAPGAIELPPIQGHVRAEGISFAYDARQPVLSDLSFEAKPGELIAIVGPTGSGKTTIINLLHRFYDPTAGRLTVDGHDVKAVRLDSLYRQIALVPQETILFGGSIRDNIRYGREDASEAEIVAASRAAHAHEFIVGFPDGYETIVGEKGVNLSGGQRQRVAIARAILKDPRILLLDEATSALDTESERLVQQALERLMVNRTTFVVAHRLSTIQRADRILVLNKGRIVEEGTHAALLEKQGLYHYLYTLRLSELPA; encoded by the coding sequence ATGTTTTCGTTCAAACGATTTTTCCCCTTTCTCAAGCCCTATATCCCAAGGATGGTCGCCGCCGCCGTGATGGTGATGGCGGTCGCGGCCGTCAACCTGACCCTGCTTCGCTTAGGCGGCTCTCTCTGGGACGTCATCACCGTGCAGCACGACGAGGCGCGTATGACGGAGATGATCCTGCTGTTCTTGGGCCTGGTCCTGCTGCAGGGGCTCTGTATGATGGGGCACAGTTACCTGACGGCCTGGGTCTCGCAACATGTGGTGGCGGACTTCCGGACGCATCTCTTCGCCCATCTCCAAACCCTGTCCGTCAACTTTTTCTCGAAGCGCCGGACGGGCGAACTGATGTCCCGCCTCATGAGCGATGTCACCGTCATTCAGAATGTCGTCACCGACACCCCCATCGACGCCGCCAAACAGGTCGTCACCTTCATCGGCGGTGCCGGCTTCCTGTTCGCGATGAACTGGCGGCTCTGTCTGCTCATTCTGGTCCTGCTCCCGCTGCTGGTCGTCGTCGCGAAACTCTTCGGCCGGCGGCTGCGGGCGCTCTCCACCACCATTCAAGACCAAACAGCCTCCGTCAGCACCTTGGTAGAAGAAGTGATCGCTGGGATCCGCGTCGTGAAATCTTTCGTCCAGGGCAAGCGGGAAGAGCAGCGATTCGTGGCCCAGGTGCAGTCGGCCCTGGAGTCGGCGCTGCGTCGCGCCGCCATCATGGCGGTGTTCGTGCCGACGATCACCTTCGTGACCTTTGCCGCCGCCGCCGCCGTATTGTGGTTCGGCGGACGGCAGGTGATCGACGGGAGCGTCTCTCCCGGCGACCTCTTTGCCTTCGTCCTGTTCGCGGGCATTCTCATCGGGCCGTTCGGATCTGCCGCCCGCGTCTTCGCCCAGATCAAGGAGGCCCAGGGAGCGATGCAGCGTGTCTTCGAAATTCTGGACACCCATGCTGAAATAGCTGATGCCCCAGGAGCCATCGAGCTGCCGCCGATCCAAGGCCATGTGCGCGCGGAAGGAATCAGTTTCGCCTACGACGCCCGCCAGCCCGTGCTCTCGGACCTGTCCTTCGAAGCCAAGCCGGGCGAACTCATCGCCATCGTCGGCCCCACCGGCTCCGGCAAGACGACGATCATCAACCTCTTGCATCGCTTCTATGACCCGACCGCCGGACGCCTCACCGTGGACGGCCATGACGTCAAAGCCGTCCGTCTCGACAGCCTCTACCGGCAGATCGCGCTGGTGCCGCAGGAAACAATCCTGTTCGGCGGGTCCATCCGCGACAACATCCGGTACGGACGCGAGGACGCTTCGGAAGCAGAGATCGTCGCCGCAAGCCGGGCGGCCCATGCCCATGAGTTCATCGTGGGGTTTCCCGACGGCTATGAGACGATCGTCGGGGAGAAGGGCGTCAACCTATCGGGAGGTCAACGGCAACGTGTGGCGATCGCGCGAGCCATCCTCAAGGACCCGCGGATTCTCCTGCTCGACGAGGCCACCTCGGCCCTGGATACCGAATCGGAACGGTTGGTTCAGCAGGCGCTGGAGCGCCTCATGGTCAACCGCACGACCTTCGTCGTCGCGCATCGGCTCAGCACGATTCAGCGCGCCGACCGCATTCTCGTCTTGAATAAAGGCAGAATCGTCGAGGAAGGGACCCACGCCGCCCTACTGGAAAAACAGGGCCTCTATCATTATCTCTACACCCTGCGACTGAGTGAACTCCCGGCCTGA
- a CDS encoding ATP synthase F0 sector subunit c: MDAAAAALVGMGLAAAGFAGAGVGIGYIFGKMIEAVARQPEAEGRVGKYMWIGFALVEAIALYGLVIAFIIMGLRK, translated from the coding sequence ATGGATGCAGCAGCAGCAGCGTTGGTGGGCATGGGGTTGGCGGCGGCGGGATTCGCCGGAGCCGGTGTGGGCATCGGGTACATCTTCGGAAAGATGATCGAGGCCGTGGCTCGGCAGCCGGAAGCGGAAGGCCGCGTCGGCAAGTATATGTGGATCGGGTTCGCGTTGGTCGAGGCGATCGCACTGTACGGGCTGGTCATTGCGTTCATCATCATGGGCTTGCGCAAGTAG
- a CDS encoding L-aspartate oxidase → MSVRSSSSKIETDFLVVGSGVAGLRAAIELSRAGRVLMLTKGHPFESNSMFAQGGVAVALSEEDDVGSHLTDTLKAGHGLCRREAVRVLVEEGPERIQELIAWGAKFDKIGKRFAYTREAAHSRSRILRARGDATGNEMVRALMAHAARQPRIQRLDRRFTVDLVVVDGRCCGAVVLNELTGDRTVLPAGAVVLSTGGAGQVYARTTNPGNATGDGMAMALRAGAMLMDMEFVQFHPTSLYLASSPPFLLSEAIRGEGGQLRNIKGELFMHRYHPDGVLAPRDVVSRAIWSEMAATRARHVYLDVTHLGAAFVKRRFPTIYATCLRYDIDMTEEWIPVSPSAHYMMGGVWTDVQGATTLPGLFAAGEVACSGVHGANRLASNSLLEGLVFGMRAAQAAVAHAGRFAAPVGLPSVEEIEQGRPTDFEDPEKLRSSLRRLMWGKVGLVRSRDSLISASAQLVRWMRLLHKPFATRTALEVKNMVQVARCITDAALWRENSVGAHYRSDFAEADRPGWQQHSRLLLAAGQASGMPSKEQDLVMVQQGLAGGRSGKKKAGRS, encoded by the coding sequence ATGTCCGTGCGATCCTCTTCCTCAAAAATTGAAACAGACTTCCTGGTCGTGGGCAGCGGCGTGGCAGGGTTGCGCGCGGCGATCGAACTCAGCCGAGCCGGGCGGGTGTTGATGCTGACCAAGGGGCATCCCTTTGAAAGCAACTCGATGTTCGCCCAGGGTGGGGTCGCGGTGGCGCTCAGCGAGGAAGACGATGTCGGCAGCCACCTGACCGACACGTTGAAGGCCGGCCATGGGCTCTGCCGTCGCGAAGCCGTGCGGGTGCTGGTCGAAGAAGGGCCGGAGCGGATTCAGGAACTGATCGCGTGGGGCGCGAAGTTTGACAAGATCGGGAAGCGGTTTGCCTATACGCGCGAAGCGGCGCACAGCCGGAGTCGCATCCTGCGCGCCCGCGGTGACGCCACCGGCAACGAGATGGTGCGGGCGCTCATGGCCCACGCGGCCAGGCAGCCGCGCATCCAGCGACTGGACCGGCGGTTCACCGTGGACTTGGTGGTCGTCGATGGGCGTTGCTGCGGTGCCGTCGTGTTGAATGAGCTGACGGGCGACCGGACGGTGTTGCCAGCCGGGGCCGTCGTATTGTCCACGGGAGGGGCCGGGCAGGTCTATGCGCGGACGACGAATCCGGGCAATGCGACGGGTGATGGGATGGCGATGGCGCTCAGGGCCGGGGCCATGTTGATGGATATGGAGTTCGTGCAGTTTCATCCCACATCGCTCTATCTGGCGTCGAGTCCGCCGTTCCTGTTGTCGGAAGCCATTCGCGGGGAAGGCGGTCAGCTCCGCAACATCAAGGGCGAGTTGTTCATGCATCGATACCATCCGGACGGGGTCCTGGCACCGCGCGATGTCGTGTCGCGGGCGATTTGGTCCGAAATGGCGGCGACGCGGGCGCGTCATGTCTATCTGGATGTGACGCACCTCGGTGCGGCCTTTGTGAAGCGGCGCTTTCCCACCATCTATGCGACCTGCCTGCGTTATGATATCGACATGACGGAAGAGTGGATTCCCGTCTCGCCCAGCGCGCATTACATGATGGGCGGCGTCTGGACGGACGTGCAGGGGGCGACCACCTTGCCCGGCCTGTTTGCAGCCGGAGAGGTGGCTTGCAGCGGAGTGCATGGCGCGAACCGTCTGGCCAGCAACTCGTTGTTGGAAGGGCTGGTCTTCGGCATGCGTGCCGCTCAGGCGGCGGTCGCCCATGCGGGACGATTTGCCGCGCCGGTCGGCCTGCCTTCGGTTGAAGAGATCGAGCAGGGACGGCCGACTGATTTTGAAGATCCCGAGAAGCTCAGGAGTTCGCTGCGCCGCCTGATGTGGGGGAAGGTGGGCCTGGTACGTTCGCGGGATTCGCTAATCAGCGCTTCGGCCCAGTTGGTGCGTTGGATGCGCTTGTTGCACAAGCCGTTCGCTACCAGAACGGCGCTCGAGGTGAAGAATATGGTGCAGGTCGCTCGCTGTATCACGGATGCCGCCTTGTGGCGCGAGAACAGCGTCGGAGCCCACTATCGATCGGATTTTGCGGAGGCCGATCGGCCCGGATGGCAGCAACATAGCCGGTTGCTGTTGGCTGCAGGTCAGGCTAGCGGGATGCCATCGAAGGAGCAAGACCTCGTGATGGTGCAGCAGGGGCTTGCGGGCGGTAGGAGCGGGAAGAAGAAAGCCGGTCGTTCATGA
- a CDS encoding Acid phosphatase translates to MATLMNRYVVAMLVLSVMVFFRVGPVSAQTPLPRPDHIVIVIEENHSFDQIVDSPAAPYLNALIQKGALLTNSYAITHPSQPNYIALFAGSTEGIIANNCPIELTAPNLRSALVQAGYSFTGYAEDLPAVGSTDCIVASYVRKHNPWVNWQLSPVNQVPAGENRPFSDFPTDFSALPTVSIVIPNQQHDMHDGLDPERIQRADQWLRTNLGRYVQWAETHNSLLIVTWDEDNGKSDNRIPTILVGPMVRQGRYDERIDHYGLLRTIADMYGAQPVGLSRQARPLTGIWTTPPSAP, encoded by the coding sequence ATGGCGACGCTGATGAACAGATACGTCGTTGCGATGCTCGTACTGTCGGTGATGGTGTTCTTCCGGGTCGGACCGGTTTCCGCCCAGACACCGCTGCCCCGGCCCGACCACATCGTGATCGTGATCGAGGAAAACCATTCGTTCGACCAGATCGTCGATTCACCGGCAGCTCCCTATCTCAATGCATTGATTCAAAAAGGCGCCCTGCTGACCAATTCCTACGCCATCACCCATCCCAGCCAACCCAACTACATCGCCCTGTTCGCCGGCTCCACCGAAGGGATCATCGCCAACAATTGTCCCATCGAATTGACGGCCCCGAATCTTCGCAGCGCCTTGGTCCAGGCTGGGTACTCCTTCACCGGGTATGCTGAAGATCTCCCTGCCGTCGGGTCGACTGATTGCATCGTGGCGTCCTACGTGCGGAAACATAACCCCTGGGTCAATTGGCAACTGTCTCCCGTCAACCAGGTTCCGGCCGGCGAAAATCGCCCCTTCTCGGATTTCCCGACGGACTTCAGCGCGCTGCCGACCGTCAGCATCGTCATTCCCAATCAGCAGCACGACATGCATGACGGCCTCGATCCCGAGCGCATCCAGCGTGCGGACCAGTGGCTGAGAACCAACCTCGGCCGCTATGTGCAATGGGCGGAAACCCATAACAGCCTGTTGATCGTCACCTGGGACGAAGACAACGGAAAATCCGACAACCGGATCCCGACGATCCTCGTGGGACCGATGGTCCGGCAAGGCCGTTACGACGAAAGAATCGATCACTATGGATTGCTCCGCACGATCGCAGATATGTATGGAGCACAACCGGTCGGCCTCAGCCGGCAGGCCCGCCCGCTCACCGGCATCTGGACGACGCCCCCTTCCGCACCATAG